The sequence GATTTCGTTCTATGGTATCGTATCGTTTGATAGAAGTGGATATTCATATTCAATTCAGTAATTTCATTTTTTggtaattaataattaaaaatagatatcaaATATTTAACTTTCAATTGATAATCGATAATTACAAATACATATTTAgcattgaaattttaaaaatttaacctGATAAATCAAATTTTACTATAGTAAATCAAAACAACTTGACAGACAGGTATAgcaaaaaaacatattttgactTGTTCGTAAGTCACGTATTTGACATGTTAGTTTCTAGGAAACAGATATAGAGGTTAGATCTCTACTCTTAAATTTTAACattataaatttattcaaatcaCTCATCAACATGCCCATTAAGAGTGGACATCCgatattttcaaagtttgatGTGTTAATTCGTATTAAAAATTGATATCAGATACACAATTCAACATGATAATCAAACTTAAATACGACAAATAATtgttatattttaagaaaaaaattattttatacatatatttcttatttttttcttaataggaGTACTAAATACattcataattttcaaaatattgaatGACGCATAAATGATCtcaattttgtaaataaaaattaaatgattataAGTAATATGTaccaaattttaatatttaattactatactttaaaaaatatataagaataaatatatagaatgtaaattttatttattgattcttttaattaataattgtGCCAAGTCCATATGCCAAGGAATACGAAATGAGAGGgtaaaaaaggaggaaaaaataaattacctGTAATAAATACTTTTCTGCAGAGTATATAGTTATCAGCCATTGAAGTTTCTAGGGAGCTATGCTCTTTGAGCACCCCGTAACAATGGCGAATTCATCAGCTCAGTTACAAAACCCTagaacaaaattcaagaattCCGTATTTTCAACAACTCATTTTCTCAAATTCCGATATTGCCCTTTTATTCTCTTCATTTTCGTCTTCTCCGTTAACTCCTCCGTTATCGGTGGCGTTTCATATCCACCTGATGAATTCCCTAAGATCCCATATGCTCAGTACTGTAATGACGTCGTTTCTAGTACCCCTTTGGTCCAAACGTCAACCCCTTTTAACGGTTCATCGAATTTCCTCACTCTTAAAAACGCGTACATACACGCGCCGGCTGATAATGACGGGAAATTCAAGCCGAAAACGGTTAATTTCTTCACGGAGAATGTTTATCCGACGGAAAATGGGAAAATATTTAAGGTTGAGGGCGGTATAAGGTTTGCAGGACGAATTGGTCCGGAGTTTTTCGGTGATTTTATAAAACGGCGGCATCTCCGGCTAGTTTATCACCGACCGCCGAAGTTTCCTATAAGTGGGTTTGGGAATTCGAGGGAGTTTCGGGTTTCCGGGTTATGGGATTCGGGTACTGGAAAGCTTTGTATGGTCGGATCAGGTTTGAAGAAGTTAAGTGTTGTTTATGTTGTTCTAAAGTTGAATTATTTGAATTCATCTGATATTTTGCATAGTGTGGTTAATGGTACATTGGTAAGAATTGATGTGAATGATAGAGATGTATATAGTAAGCCTGTTGAAATAATTGGTATGTCTTTGAGGAATTATGTTTATACTTTGATTGATAAAGAGGTTGAGaataatgtgtttaatgagtatGGTGATTTGTCTAATGTTTCGTTGGGAATGGACCGGGATTGGAGCTTGTGTTCAGTTATAAGTCGCGCTGGAACTATGGAAATGAtgtatttgggtaattgtagcaatgggaattgtgattttcttggTGGAAATTCGTCGAATTTTAGGCCGACATTGATGTGGTTTAATGTGATTGAGTGTGGGGATAATGGAAGAGGGAGGTTCTTGTTAAATTTTGGTGATGGTGTGCGTACCCGGCCAACTTATTTGATAAATCAAACATTGGTTGCTGAAGGGAAGTGGAATGAGAAGACGAAAACAGTTCACATGATTGGTTGCCAGATTTTCAATGGAAGTGATGCAgctgaaaagggttttgttgggGATTGTGTTGTGAGGCTGAGTTTGAGGTTGCCTAAGCAATGGACCTTGAAGGAGAGGAGTGTTGTTGTTGGGGAAATTTGGAAAAGAAAACAGTCAAATGAGTCAGGTAAATATGGTAAAGTGGCCTTGCACAGTGTGAGAAATCTGGTTAACAGAATTGATGGATTGACATATGAGTATACTGCGATTGATAATGTGACGAGGTCTTGCGCCAAGGCACTGGCTTATAAAGGGAAGGTAGGGAAGTATCCTGATGTACATTCATCTGATATGAGATTTGATATGACGGTGAAGAACaggaaaaaaatagatattttcaGTTATTCATCTCCTTTGTCTGTGGGGGAGAAGTTTTTCCGGGATGTATCTGATTCTTCTGTTCAAGTGAATGACAATCAAAGCGCTGTGGTCAATATAAGCTATGTGCTGCACTTTGTTGCTCCATCTCAGTTCTTGTACAGTGATGAGCATACTCCTTTGACAATTGAAATTTCTGCCGAAGGTTTATATGATTCGAAGAATGGGCATCTTTGCATGGTTGGCTGTATGTATTTTTCATCGCGTCATGGGATTGTACAGAGGAATTATTCGTCAGACTGTGAAACTCTAGTTAATATTCAATATCCACCTTTGAATGCTAAAGTTGCCCATGGTGTTAGAGGTACCATTGAGAGCACGAGAAAAAAGTCTGATCCTCTCTACTTTGAACCCTTGGAGCTTATATCAAATTCCGTTTACATTGACCAAGCCAGAAATTCCATGTGGAGAATGGATCTGGAAATGACCATGGTACTAATTTCCAACACACTTGCATGCATCTTTGTGGGTCTGCAGCTATTTTATGTGAAAAGAAACCCGAGTGTGCTTCCGTTTATATCTGTTGTCATGCTAGTTGTGCTCATACTGGCACACATGATCCCTCTATTGCTGaactttgaaaatcttttcttGGTCAACCGGAAGGAGCAGAATGTCTACTTTGGTAGTGATGGATGGATTGAAGTAAATGAGGTTTTAATTAGAATCATGACGATGATAGCATTCTTGTTGGAATGCCGTCTTCTTCAACTCACATGGTCTGCAAGAGCAGGTGATCAGAGCCCCAAAACTTACTGGATATCTGATAAAAAGGTTCTGTATTTGTCTTTGCCGATGTATATTTGTGGTGGATTGATTGCTTATTTTATCAATCTGTCAAGAAAGCCTCACCAGTTGAAGCTTGGATTGTCGCCTCGCTTTCATCACCAACAGCACACTTTCTGGGTTGAGCTTAAATCATATGCCGGTTTGATCTTGGATGGCTTTTTGCTTCCTCAGATTCTGTTCAATTTATTCTGCAACACTACTGAGAGGTCTCTCACCCCTGGCTTCTATATAGGAACTACCCTTGTGCGCCTAATGCCACACATATATGATCTTTACAGAGCTCACAGCAATGGGTGGTCATATGATTACATTTATGGAAACCCAAAAATGGATTACTATTCCACTGCTTGGGACATCATCATCTGTTGTGGCGGTCTGCTGCTTGCTGTTCTTGTTTTCTTGCAGCAGAGATTTGGGGGCCGTTGTTTTCTTCCCAGAAGATATAGAGATAGCTCTACATATGAGAAAGTACCCGTAGTCAGCACTGAGACAATTACAGAAGAATAAACTGTCAGTAGAAATTTTTACCCTCGACTTTTGAAGAAAACTTTCATTTGTGCTGTCATTAGTTTCATTAGCTTCCAACAGTTGCAGTTTACATGTCAAAGTTTGTATAGATGAAGTATTTACTTGAATCTTGCTAAAGAATGATACATCTGTCGTAGACATAAGTTTTCTATACACACATTGTTAGTTAGCTCTTCTTTCAGACACTCTTGTTACTGTACTGGATAGTGCAAAAACTTGTATACCTATCGGTTATTGCGATGAATATTTTGAATCCTAGTGGGACTTGTTCATGTAGAATACTAATCTTGTGGAATCTCTCTGCGCTTTCTGATTGGCCCtcatattttcatttaaatttcCTCCCCTTAAAACAAAATTACCAATTTCCTTTGCTGGGGAGCTTAATTGCTGTGTCTAGGCCTTGTTGAGACAACTGTGATATTGTCTGGCCTTGAATGTTTCGCCTCAGATGCATCAACAGGTTTCTCCAGTAAACTGTGCAGTCAGGTTTATCACATAACAGGAATATAAACTGAACTAGTCAGTTGCTTCTGTAAGAGATTAGATGGCCCCTCTTCTTAACAGGATGCTTAGGACTGGGTTAGGGAAGGGAAGGATATGTTTTAAGAGATTGATTACTTGGAAAATACAAGTGCAAGTGAGTAGATTTTACCCCATTTCAATATTATAGCATCCAAGTGGTCTCTCAGGATGTTTGTCATTTTTCTGGAGGAACCCCCTGAAATTCAGTTAAATTAGAATTACGGCGTAGGTTTAGCAGAAGTAGGCTGCTCTCTCTTTCATATGGGTACCAATACAGGAAAGAGAAACAAGGCCTAGCAATGAGCAAAGTGCTGTTATAATTGCAAGAGTCACCGTAGACGGACAAAGCCCACATTCCACAGAAATGCCAAAGCTACAATGATTGTGTTGAGCTGCAATACTAGCTAGATATGCAGATGTCTTCCATGGTACATAGTAAGATTGGTGGATACCCCccagagaaaaatgaaaaaacagcTGCAAGCTCAGAAACCAAACCACAGTTGGTGAAAGGCTCACTGTAGTCCCTTGGCCCATAAGGAATACACATTATTGTGTTATTATCAGAAGCAAATATGCCATTTACATGCGGCCATATGTACATAACTCAAAATTGGAAATCGTGGTACCATCTAACCATGATTCCTGAACCTATCCATGCTAAGACTACAACAAAGAAGAAAAGCCCCAACTGCTCCATATCCGCTTAGTTAAAACTGGCGAACAAACCTGCAATGTCACAAGTGGTAATTGAAGTACATCAGGCTTCATTAAATGCAACTTTCTAAACAAAAATGCCAAATATGCTGCACATAAAGAGGGACCCTTCATGGTTATTGGTGTCCACTTGCTGAGAAGAATCAACAGGGAATATTTTCAGGAAAATGCGTTTTTCGTATGTAGATCAGAGGATTGAAGACGAAAGATGGTAGTATAGCAGAGAGAAAAGGGGAAAGG comes from Capsicum annuum cultivar UCD-10X-F1 chromosome 2, UCD10Xv1.1, whole genome shotgun sequence and encodes:
- the LOC107859103 gene encoding uncharacterized protein LOC107859103, with amino-acid sequence MLFEHPVTMANSSAQLQNPRTKFKNSVFSTTHFLKFRYCPFILFIFVFSVNSSVIGGVSYPPDEFPKIPYAQYCNDVVSSTPLVQTSTPFNGSSNFLTLKNAYIHAPADNDGKFKPKTVNFFTENVYPTENGKIFKVEGGIRFAGRIGPEFFGDFIKRRHLRLVYHRPPKFPISGFGNSREFRVSGLWDSGTGKLCMVGSGLKKLSVVYVVLKLNYLNSSDILHSVVNGTLVRIDVNDRDVYSKPVEIIGMSLRNYVYTLIDKEVENNVFNEYGDLSNVSLGMDRDWSLCSVISRAGTMEMMYLGNCSNGNCDFLGGNSSNFRPTLMWFNVIECGDNGRGRFLLNFGDGVRTRPTYLINQTLVAEGKWNEKTKTVHMIGCQIFNGSDAAEKGFVGDCVVRLSLRLPKQWTLKERSVVVGEIWKRKQSNESGKYGKVALHSVRNLVNRIDGLTYEYTAIDNVTRSCAKALAYKGKVGKYPDVHSSDMRFDMTVKNRKKIDIFSYSSPLSVGEKFFRDVSDSSVQVNDNQSAVVNISYVLHFVAPSQFLYSDEHTPLTIEISAEGLYDSKNGHLCMVGCMYFSSRHGIVQRNYSSDCETLVNIQYPPLNAKVAHGVRGTIESTRKKSDPLYFEPLELISNSVYIDQARNSMWRMDLEMTMVLISNTLACIFVGLQLFYVKRNPSVLPFISVVMLVVLILAHMIPLLLNFENLFLVNRKEQNVYFGSDGWIEVNEVLIRIMTMIAFLLECRLLQLTWSARAGDQSPKTYWISDKKVLYLSLPMYICGGLIAYFINLSRKPHQLKLGLSPRFHHQQHTFWVELKSYAGLILDGFLLPQILFNLFCNTTERSLTPGFYIGTTLVRLMPHIYDLYRAHSNGWSYDYIYGNPKMDYYSTAWDIIICCGGLLLAVLVFLQQRFGGRCFLPRRYRDSSTYEKVPVVSTETITEE